gatgtcattttctgaatttaccagactgttgtaactgttctattatttgccgttacccacttagtcattatatccacataatttataaaaaatgtaattgtgtaaatattttatgaCCGCACCGattgtcaacactacaatatttttgcggtatcaatatcgaggtatttggtcaaaaatatcatgatatttgattttctccatatcgcccagctctgtAGTGGgtacactgtactgtatattggcctatatatatgggccagaatctgcctttggggaagGGGGGTGGGcttatcatagtggggggtctgggtgacCTCCCTCAGCTAAGTTTTGAGCGTCAGCAACttcatttttgttgcatttggatatgctttaatgcaccaatttacagtggaaataccttttttatttagcatATGCGGAGAAAAAGAACAccgatgacaattcaaaatatatcaaaaacataatggaaagtatgttgttgcgtgtcattgggcattttgaAGTGGATATATGGGAATCCTGGAGCTTTCGTGGGTATACCtgtgtatcacgtagactacaccactgagcGCAGTGAATGAACCATTTTTAAACTGGGTTATTTCTCTCATTGGATGGGTAGCTAAtaaacaaaaccttttttttttttttgcctgtgtTTCATATTCCTCTCTCAGCGCCAGGTGATGCCAACCCTCGACGACGACGGGAGCGATCGAGAGGATGAGTTACCCCAAGTTGTGGTTCTAAAAGAAGGACACCTGACCGCAGAGGACGTAAAGAAGATCAAGGACGAACTGCATACTGGTGACGGCGCAGAGAAAGGCATGAACTATCTTTTATATGTCAAGAGGATCTCTTTGTTTTACTAGGCATGCAGAATTGATTCTCTCCAGCTAAATGTTTGATTTAGCCTACACAGGGTGGATGATATCATttttacaaacattttaattatgtgTTTTGTCAAGGCAACTGTCAGCATCTAAAATGAGAACCGCTGCCTTTCACTGTGTGAAAAGTGTGTTTTGATGAATCGTACACATCCATCTCGTCCACAGACGATGAACCTCCCCCTGATGGTAAAATCCTGTTCAAGAAACCAGCCAAGCGCTCCTCCTCCGATAAATTCCAGGGCATCACTGCCAGCTCcagcaaaaagaagaagagtgatggaggagaggaggagtcaGAAGAGAGAAAATCtggaaagaaagtaaaaaataatagcCTTCTGTCATTTGGaggggatgaggaggaagaggaggactaAATGTTACTGGTGAAATGTAAGTCTGTATTTAACCCCCTGTCACAAAAagtaatcaaagtgacatttgaATAATGGTCAAATGTTTCACAATATCGACAAATAGAAACCGAGGTAAAATGAACAGACATCGTACTCAAAACAGATACTGTCTGGAGTTCATCAACATGTTGCAGCCTGTCCATTCTGTAGTTCTTTTTTAAGGACAGTGCCAGTATTTTTGCATGTCTGAGCCAAATAGTCCATACTTGGTAATACTGACAACTCAAAAATGTTGTACACTGTACAAATCAGCTTGCCAATATTCAGTTTAACAAAATCCATCTGAATGACCATCTTGATTACcctgtttttgtttcttcaaAGTTCTATTATCACTGTATGCACGGGGGTGATTCCCAACTGTTTTCGGTAGGAATGTCATGACGCCAAAAATCTAGTAGTCGGTACTGATTCCATCAAAAGTACACGATGCTCGATACCACggtgtgtaaaaaataaaataaaataaaagaacaatAATACTTAAACACTTGCATAATAAAAACCATACAAAATAGATATACAATTCATATTTAAACAGTTGAACATTATAAAAGCACAACAGGAGTGGCATgtaggggtgttgaaatgaatcattgcatcgatgcatgcagtgacagaccataatcgatgattattattattgacctacttgttgattttccagtcgctgcttttttagtttttgtctgtctgctgtgttcaaACTCCGCAATATTCAGggagtgtcttttttttttttttaagagtagatacaataaaaaggggagttcgTATATATCTGACTGCCTGAATTTGTTGAAGAAAACCATgtatagaaatatatattaatattgcgCAGGTGGCGCATCGTGATGCATGGTAGAATTTCATTTAGACTGTGTGACAGACACAGAACCCCGTTTGGGACTCCGACTGAAACAAAGGGAAGAGGATGTgcgctagcctcgtgagacggtcctgatctcgcgagctccagttttccactcgcagatcagtgtGGTATCTTGAGATGttgaaaatttggagccgttcgccaaacgaccgaccaatcagtgttgggtttgaggcgggtttaggtgtgacgcaacgagaagcaattattcagtctaaacaacgtggcagcttccacggatgagatgagcgtagctatcacgcaagttttatccgagttagaaagtattccttcattgaaagaagagcaaaaaacggcaccggaggcttttctcggaggaaaagatgttttttgctcttctcccgactggtttcggcaagagtatGATCATACGCtccgttgatctgattggttaatttggcccgtctatcaccaacataggttgacagatggtttatcagctaaccagtattttcgccccttcccaaaagttctccaacggaaagttcccagatggatatgcagAGCGAATGCAAAGCAATctatctggcggagtcaggttagctgtGCGCTGCTCTTCATCTGTGAttgaaacaataaataaataaaaaaacgaaaCTATGGCTGAAATACTTGGGGCATGGAAACCGTGCGACACGTCTGGCGCGGCATGCCCACAGTAGACCATCATAATCAGCTGAAGCTGCTCCATTGACCACATCTTAGCTCatcttaatttattttttacagacaCAGTAGACGCAGAGCTACCGGTCAGGGGAAAGACACAACACAGCAGTCCAAACGTTTTACAAGTCAAAATAACTGGAGCGTTCTGAGCAGCTAAGACAATGCGAACGAGTTTACTCAACTGTTGGTAGATAGATACTAGGCTTGGGCCGGTGAAACAATTTTTAACCGATTTTTATATCAAGCCAAAAACCAGACTGGTATACCGAATGTTACCAGTACTTGTAGGTGTCGCACTTGTCTCAGCCACTCCCGGGTGAGACTGATGAGAGTGCCCATAATGAGATTTTAGCAGCTCCAGTTCTCATGTCATCTCCACACTGCGCCGCTTGGCAATCAAGTGCTGCCAGCCAGTCAGACACTAACGGCTCAGTCAGTTTGTTATAAACGAAGATAACGTGTTAATCACATTATCATATTTAGGGGGTGACCCCGAATAGCCAATCGCCAATCTCACAGTCGAATCTTCGCAGAGGCGTTATGAAATGAGGATCGTGCctttttggccatttgggggtgCTCAGTGTCGGATTTTACATATAACTACCTGTTCTCTCCCAATTAGTTAATATACACAATATTAAGATAGAAATATCAACATATaatgctgtaaataaaaatgtgcaaagaaaGATATACAGGAGCACAGCTGTGATCCAGCGTGTGGCCCACAACATGATCCGTCCGTCCCAGTGATCACCAAGTCCTGCCAACCAGACCAGCAACAAGGCAACGTTTACGTTTGTGGCAGAAAAACATGACAATAGGGTTGTAAAAGAAGTATAGAGCACGTGCTGCAGGACAGCAGACTTTTGCTCTGTGCGCTCCGCTTCTTGTCACCGGGGGGCGCGTGTCATCTGCTGACTGCTTGAGTGACACATGGGCGCTCCATAAACTCTTTCAATTCATCTTCTACACCCCTGCGACACTTACACAGTAAGAAGCTACTCTTTTTATTCGGGGTGTCGAAATTAATAATTTTTACGATGCACCGCGATGCGGACGATTCTGCATCGAAGCAGTGACGGATCATAATCCATTATTAATAGCCTACTTATgttgcttgttgattttccgTTCGCGGCTTATTTTTGGCTTGACGGCTGTCTGACTGACGTCATTCGTCGCATACGTGCTAAACACGGCGGAGGGCCGAATGCAAGAGCGAGGCGTTATCGCTGACTAACCAACAGAATAGACCACAAAcattgtttaaagtgctcatattatgctgtttggctttttccctttactttatagtgttgtatatcttttttgtgtatgttataggtttacaaaatgggacttaccatctccaacagaaaacactgttcccaaactgctccaaacagctctattgaagtccagcctttacttctgatgacaaacgtgcatcactttataacacatgttataatgctcgcctagctgctagcgtgccACGCCCTcaactcaacacacagggtgaaaagaggagctgcagcaacgtgcagtacaacaaaaatatggtgttttttgaaaatgaaaccacgtaaacctgttctggtacaacctctaaatacaattatgaacctgaaaatgagcataatatgagcactttaaaaatggTGGCGCAGCAAAGCCAAAGGATTAAAAAGTAAACGATAGCAGAGACATTGTACTTCCGAAAAACATACCAACTATGTAATGTTAGACTTGTTTCAAAAGTCAGCTCGCAAGCAAGGAGCCTGGCGACGGCGGGGAATGTTAATAACGTAAACGTTACTAGCGGAGAGGACAGTAACCAAACAGCCACTAACCTACTAGTTCAGCTGTCCCACCTCGATGACTTTAACCAGCCTAGCATCATCCAGGACCTGAGCATCAGCGGGACACGGCAGAGAGCCACAGCCCTGCGACAGCCACCTGTTCAACTGCCCCACCTCCGTCTCCACTTCAGCCCATAGATGTGTTATCGTCAGCCCGACACATCACGACAGAGACCACGGTACTTGTTTAGCAGCCCCACGATTGATCTATTACTGTTTACCTATCTGTTTCAACCATAATTTTAGCTCATTATTATAACCATTTAGTCATTACAGTACGTTAAAGCTGATATTTACAAATGTTTATTCCTCAGATAGAAGTTCATCTCAAATATAACTCTGTAGCCTACTCTGTGCACAACACGCTATATTCACTGACTGTGGGAAATGGTAAAGTTAGGTCCATGAGTAATGATAATTACGCTAACGTTACACTAGGAGCTATACCAGTCCCTGCAAATTAAAAAAGGATGATATGACGTGCCGTCGTGGATGATAGGAGATATTGACAGGTGTTAATGTGCTTCAGGTTGTGATGGTAGACTGTAACCTGTCTTTGTAGGAATCGTATAAGATCGATGAAATCTCCTGCAAAcgatttgaaaaaagaaatctaaTTTTGAATATTTTCCCAGATACTGcaattgcaatatgtttaattaAATAAGAATTATCATTTTTGCAtctttattctcattttcatttaaaaatctagtatgtctgctgtgttcagactgtGTTACATTAAGGAAGTGTCCTTTTTTAAGAGCAGCTACAATaaaaaaggggagttcatataCATCTGCTTGAATTtgatgatgaaaaccatgtgcagtaatatatatatgatgatAGGTGACGCATCGCGATGCATCGGGATATCGgatcgttgacaggataattgTAATCcaatcgtgagaccagtgaaaATTCACAGCCCTACTTTTTAGGTCTATGTCATAATCGGTTGCATGTTGTCATGCAAAAGGAGCGCTACACACAACCTTATCACAGCCCCTCACGATTCGACGATTAGTCGACGATGGGCAAGTCCATATGCAAACCTACGCCCTTGATTCTGGATCAACTGGAGAGTCTTAAGTAACTTTATTGGGGCAGCCGGATGataaaaaattgcaataattCAGTATAAAATGCatggctgtttttatttttatgagcCAGATTTTATACATTTGAAAAAAGGCGGTCctttaagtttatttattttttgtatgtgGGAGTAAGCTAAAGGACATATCATGAACAAAGTAACTCTTAAGATTCCTTAAAGGAGCATAGGTAATACTGACATTCAGTGGTTAAAATGGTTACTGTAGTCCAAGTCGTCTGCCCGCGGCTCCTTATGCCCACACTCAAAGCTAATTGATTGCCAGATTTAGAAGACTTAACGTGTCAATGTTAGCGTAGTCTGGATCAGCGGAAGTACATTTCCCGGATAATTGCCCCAAATGCAGGACGTCCATCGTCTTCCGCTCTCTgcgtgttgccgttctcaaactcttgTTTGAGCTAGCAAGCGAAACGCTGAAAATGGCGAGTTTTGaggaaaatttggatcgtgcagtAAGAGTGGCCTGCTTGGTTCTCTCAGGCAATGATTGTAATGCTATACACAGATTATGTTTATGTCATTTGCTATCTAACTGGGACAATTTCGGGCCGACTAGTGGGAATTTCTATGGACGAAACTACACACTGCGATACACTTACACAATTACGTTTATTAAatttatccagctaatttaaatagctcacattactgtattttgtGAACAGTTATCttcatttaatgttttatgtggcgttttcttttggcGAGgttcaaatgttccaccaaaacacttTCCGAGACCATTTTTGCAGAGCCAGCGTCGccgcgtccagagcttagcaccGGCCAAGACCATTGTAATtgatttaaaattaaaagaaatgcaaacaacccagggcggttttttttcttctcctatcTTGGAATGGATCTGTGGTGTGTCCAGACTTTATTCCTCAACACTGTAGAGAAAGTGTTGGCAACGCaatactaatgttaactagatGCTGGCTATGTTGACCACCACAAAaggctctttttttgtttgagtAAGAAGGAGCTTTACGGTCTCTGCTGCAAGCCTTTTAACTCACATTAACAACAGTGCACACTTCACGCCTGTTTTAGCCtcacttcactggttaccagtccaGTACAGGATTCAATTTCAAATCCTGGTCCTTACTTTTAGAGCCCTGCACGGTCAAGTTCCTCCCTACATCTCTGACTTGATACATCTTCATACCCCCACCCGTAGTCTGAGGTCATTTGGTCAGAGGCTATTAATGGTTCCCCTGCACTCATTTGAAAACTAGAGGGGTCTGGTCATTCCAAGCAGTggctcctaggctgtggaatgaCTTGCCTCCCTCTCTACGTTGTGTGAATTCTGTCgaattttttaaaaagcaattgaAGACTCTGCTATTCAAGCTGGCTTTTAGTTAGTGAAAGGGTTTTTATGGTTGtttatgttttctatttgtatttaaattttcttgtattttaatttgttgtattgtattacattttattgtgacgaactttgtgatttttatctgtgaaaggtgctatacaaataaactttactaaATTACTCTGTACACGGCTGACAGTccccttttgtcggctaaacacAACTGCAACAACCGCTAAAGGCTGTGACCTCGTGGTCGTTTTTACTACTTTCCAGACCCAGTTAACAATAAACGTATATCGTTATATAACCAGAATATAAGACAACCCCGATTTTAAGACGACCCCCCTCTTTTTCAAGGCTCATATTTGGAAAAAGACTTTTTGAAGAccaaaacttttatttataaaaaataacgactaaaataattttatttgaaaaataagtataataaaaagtattgaataaACTATGGTAGGCTGTTTAAAACGTTTCtaaataaaatcatgttttCTCAATCTTTTCAGATGAAATTGTCacatttatataaaatgtaatccCATTTGTTAGTGACCAACTTATGGTATTTACCTTAAATACCATAAAAAGTTAAGTAAACTGTTGTAAGGTATTTTATGTGTGCAACTTTTCAGTGTAATGTTCATGATGTTTAGATTCATAGAGGGTCTGGCcaaagcttttattgtgaaaggtgaAGAGGAAGtggtgaattattttgactgtgTATTAAATAATAAAGGAGACATGCAGTGCCGTCTCAGTTGAAAAGTTGAAACCCGTGTTTTTATTTAAGAATTCTAAACAATCGGCAACGCTGTAATCTTTTGTTAGGCCTATTTAGGCTGTTCAAGTAAAAATAtaatgtctgtctctttctgacAGCTGTCACACAGCAGCAAACTCAGTGCTTCAGTTTACATTAACTGCGTCAAGCTCAGGTCGGATTTAGGATGCCTGTTCTGTTTCGGTCAGGCTTGTTTACTACTCTTTAGTTTGGTCAGAAATGAGCTGCAGTTCAAAATGATAGGTGGAAATGGACGTGGTCTATAGATTCGGCTAAATTCAGGGAACACGTATCAGGTTTTTGAAGGTGTGGTGTATGTTATGGGAGTTATAGGGACCCGTGCTGGCAAAAAGTGTGTACATTTTTGTGCCTGAGGTCCCTGCAGGGGACTGGTTGGGACTAGTCCACACCACCTTAATAAGATAAGAAGAAAAGCTACCGATCACATGAACCGAATAACTAACTTGACTCCCAACTCCTTTAAAAAGCCACCGCTGTGAACACAAATTTTTCTGTACTTAACGCTGAGGTGCTGTGAAAACTGACTCTACTTGCAAGTAAAAGAACTTTAAGGGGGGGCCCAACATCCTTCCTCCCCTTCTAGGTTTTGGGTCCTGAAACACCGTGCACGGTGGAGTCCTTTGGTGACTCCTTGAACGACAACCTCCAGCTTCCTGTTTCCACAAGAGGCCAGTTCCCtctggaggagagggaggtgacaggctttttttttttttttaacagattccTATGTGAGATCAAATATATTTCTTTACCCGGAAAGGCTACttgtttaaagggatacgccaccgttttttgaaatagggcttatcatggtctcccctagctgtagataggtgggccaacgcattttttgtgcatga
This window of the Perca flavescens isolate YP-PL-M2 chromosome 6, PFLA_1.0, whole genome shotgun sequence genome carries:
- the kiaa1143 gene encoding uncharacterized protein KIAA1143 homolog; protein product: MLLFGESRHRLTYLVELVIPKIYLFVLYYSFVMNKNKASGVSWVKPAEPSFLKKFKEDVGYKEGPTVDTKRQVMPTLDDDGSDREDELPQVVVLKEGHLTAEDVKKIKDELHTGDGAEKDDEPPPDGKILFKKPAKRSSSDKFQGITASSSKKKKSDGGEEESEERKSGKKVKNNSLLSFGGDEEEEED